One window of the Brevibacterium limosum genome contains the following:
- a CDS encoding FAS1-like dehydratase domain-containing protein, translating to MPVNTEKQGASFSLPRPYEVSREAIAEFALATGAKADYHFDTEAATALGYRDVVAPTTFAVIIAQKSEAAYIADPDSGIDFSRVVHGSEQFSFTRPIVAGDVLSAVTHVDGVRSAGSNAMITTRTEIADAAQQPVVTVTSTIVVRGDGE from the coding sequence ATGCCGGTGAATACGGAGAAGCAGGGGGCCTCGTTCTCCCTGCCTCGGCCCTACGAGGTCTCCAGGGAGGCGATCGCGGAATTCGCGCTCGCCACCGGAGCGAAGGCCGATTACCATTTCGACACCGAGGCGGCCACCGCGCTGGGTTACCGCGACGTCGTCGCCCCGACCACATTCGCCGTGATCATCGCGCAGAAATCCGAAGCCGCCTATATCGCCGATCCCGATTCGGGCATCGACTTCTCGAGGGTCGTCCACGGCTCCGAGCAGTTCTCGTTCACCCGCCCCATCGTCGCCGGTGACGTCCTGTCCGCCGTCACCCACGTCGACGGCGTCCGGTCGGCCGGCAGCAACGCCATGATCACCACCCGCACCGAGATCGCCGATGCCGCGCAGCAGCCAGTCGTCACCGTGACCTCGACCATCGTCGTGAGAGGAGACGGAGAATGA
- the tatC gene encoding twin-arginine translocase subunit TatC — protein sequence MTTAAEKTPLSAHLREARTRAVRAAVALLIGTVIGYLNSDLVMDVLRAPITELAASRSASLNFDSVTGAFDLQLRIAVYSGTILSSPVWLGEVFGFLTPGLTAKEKKYTFGFLGVALPLFVGGCFTGLFIFPRMVEVLTSFASSEDSTILQASYYFDFVFKIVIATGIAFVLPVFLVVLNFIGLLSARAIARAWRVSIVAIVVFAALVTPAADVLSMFFVAAPMALLFLAALVIAWIHDRARGDVDPTRIERSQAARSQNSITRQTPPAERTRTCSA from the coding sequence ATGACCACCGCCGCGGAGAAGACGCCGCTGTCCGCGCACCTGCGGGAGGCGCGGACACGAGCGGTGCGCGCGGCGGTCGCGCTGCTCATCGGCACCGTCATCGGCTATCTCAACTCGGATCTCGTCATGGACGTCCTTCGTGCTCCGATCACCGAACTCGCCGCATCCCGCAGCGCCTCGCTCAACTTCGACAGCGTCACCGGCGCCTTCGACCTTCAGCTGCGCATCGCCGTGTACTCCGGAACCATCCTCTCCAGCCCGGTGTGGCTGGGGGAGGTCTTCGGCTTCCTCACCCCAGGGCTGACGGCGAAGGAGAAGAAGTACACCTTCGGCTTCCTCGGCGTCGCACTTCCCCTCTTCGTCGGCGGCTGCTTCACCGGCCTGTTCATCTTCCCGCGGATGGTCGAGGTGCTCACCTCCTTCGCTTCGTCCGAGGACAGCACGATCCTGCAGGCGTCCTACTACTTCGACTTCGTGTTCAAGATCGTCATCGCCACCGGCATCGCCTTCGTCCTCCCGGTCTTCCTCGTCGTCCTCAACTTCATCGGCCTGCTCTCGGCACGGGCGATCGCCCGGGCCTGGCGTGTGAGCATCGTGGCCATCGTGGTCTTCGCCGCTCTGGTCACCCCGGCCGCCGATGTCCTCTCGATGTTCTTCGTCGCAGCCCCGATGGCGCTGCTCTTCCTCGCAGCGCTGGTCATCGCGTGGATCCACGATCGGGCTCGCGGAGACGTCGATCCCACGCGGATCGAACGGTCACAGGCCGCGCGATCGCAGAACTCGATCACCAGACAGACTCCGCCCGCGGAAAGGACTCGGACATGTTCGGCCTGA
- a CDS encoding biotin carboxylase, translating to MTNESPSADPTSPEPQAVNPGARVKDAVAAPSPQAPGPAAPAAAAPAAAASESGPAPVPADLTPPQVEVAVATDAAYAGKEADRVQLRRPLRNISEVRHFFRTNQTPIYFVGATPFNLLGLDRWVRNFSYITYYDGWDGGHPRVFSPRYKPYVEFESGEAINNWLLLNAEVRAHMTRSVPHGERVKVAMVFFDEETERICRELGYDLILPSAALRNQLDSKIETTKLGNEAGAFSVPNVLTTADTYEELNERAAEAGLGTDLVVQTPYGDSGKTTFFISDSSGWETHKDDIVGEQLKVMKRINNTPVAVEAVITSSGVVVGPYLTELAGFAELTPYKGGWCGNEMKPDVLNAEQREKTRELVRRMGEGLRKRGYRGFFEVDVLVDLDNDDCYLGELNPRISGASAITNVTAGAYADVPLFLFHLLEYLEVEFDLDVKEINERWEELSGADEWSQMIIKETAPITEYITHSPLTGQYYLDQYRTLTYKRAALDWHPLQNGSEVFFLRIFGAGDYRWKGADLGVLVTKNPLQTNVGGPDALSIRAKHFIDSIRAMYAGVPVVPEDPSPALGGPGAKGD from the coding sequence ATGACGAACGAATCCCCCAGCGCTGACCCGACGAGCCCCGAGCCACAGGCGGTGAACCCCGGTGCCCGAGTCAAAGACGCAGTCGCGGCCCCCTCACCGCAGGCGCCCGGTCCCGCTGCCCCCGCAGCTGCCGCGCCGGCAGCCGCCGCTTCCGAATCCGGGCCGGCACCGGTTCCTGCCGATCTCACCCCACCTCAGGTCGAGGTGGCCGTGGCCACCGATGCAGCATATGCCGGCAAGGAAGCCGACAGAGTCCAGCTGCGCCGACCGCTGCGCAACATCTCCGAGGTCCGGCACTTCTTCCGCACGAATCAGACGCCGATCTATTTCGTCGGAGCCACCCCGTTCAACCTGCTCGGCCTCGACCGGTGGGTGCGCAATTTCTCCTACATCACCTACTACGACGGGTGGGACGGCGGACATCCGCGGGTGTTCTCCCCGCGTTACAAGCCCTATGTCGAGTTCGAATCGGGTGAGGCGATCAACAATTGGCTCCTGCTCAACGCCGAGGTGCGCGCTCATATGACGCGCAGTGTTCCCCACGGTGAGCGGGTCAAGGTCGCGATGGTCTTCTTCGACGAGGAGACTGAGCGGATCTGCCGGGAACTCGGCTACGACCTCATCCTGCCTTCGGCGGCGCTGCGCAATCAGCTCGATTCGAAGATCGAGACGACGAAGCTGGGCAATGAGGCCGGTGCGTTCTCCGTCCCGAATGTGCTGACCACCGCTGACACCTATGAAGAGCTCAATGAGCGGGCCGCCGAGGCAGGGCTGGGCACAGATCTCGTCGTGCAGACTCCGTACGGTGATTCGGGCAAGACGACGTTCTTCATCTCCGATTCCTCAGGCTGGGAGACGCACAAGGACGACATCGTCGGCGAGCAGCTGAAGGTGATGAAGCGGATCAACAACACCCCGGTCGCCGTCGAGGCGGTCATCACCTCCAGCGGTGTCGTCGTCGGTCCGTATCTGACCGAGCTGGCCGGTTTCGCCGAGCTCACCCCGTACAAGGGCGGCTGGTGCGGCAATGAGATGAAACCCGATGTCCTCAACGCCGAACAGCGGGAGAAGACCCGCGAGCTCGTGCGCAGGATGGGCGAAGGTCTGCGCAAACGCGGCTATCGAGGCTTCTTCGAAGTCGACGTCCTCGTCGACCTCGACAACGACGACTGCTACCTCGGCGAACTCAATCCGCGGATCTCCGGTGCGTCGGCGATCACGAACGTCACCGCCGGAGCCTATGCCGATGTGCCGCTGTTCCTGTTCCACCTGCTCGAGTACCTCGAGGTCGAATTCGACCTCGATGTCAAGGAGATCAACGAGCGGTGGGAGGAGCTCTCCGGAGCCGATGAGTGGAGCCAGATGATCATCAAGGAGACGGCTCCGATCACCGAGTACATCACGCATTCGCCGCTGACGGGTCAGTACTATCTCGATCAGTACAGGACGCTGACCTACAAGCGCGCGGCCCTGGACTGGCACCCGCTGCAGAACGGCAGCGAGGTGTTCTTCCTGCGCATCTTCGGTGCCGGGGACTACCGGTGGAAGGGCGCGGACCTCGGAGTGCTGGTGACGAAGAATCCGCTGCAGACGAACGTCGGCGGGCCCGATGCGCTGAGCATCCGCGCCAAGCACTTCATCGATTCGATCCGTGCGATGTACGCCGGAGTTCCGGTCGTCCCGGAGGATCCGTCACCGGCCCTCGGCGGGCCCGGAGCCAAGGGCGACTGA
- a CDS encoding intradiol ring-cleavage dioxygenase produces MARVPEPDQTPNGPAYEGRLLDRPDEEVVDQGASFDIRTLFSRRGVLGLVGAGVGTMALAACTSAASGTTDSATSGGGSVTEIPAETAGPYPADGSNGPDILEESGIVRSDIRANIDGTDTVDGVPLTFTLKVTDMAGDNAPFEGVAVYAWHCDAQGRYSMYSDGVEDATWLRGVQVADAAGEVTFTSVFPGCYSGRWTHIHFEVYPDVDSITDAENAIATSQMALPEDACDAVFALDAYDGSAKNLSAITLDDDNVFGDDGGEHQLATISGDTESGYSASLDVPVDTDTEPAGGAAPGSGGGQSGTPPEGGNPPEGGAGPDGGTPPAGGSSADGSSGSDDS; encoded by the coding sequence ATGGCCCGCGTACCCGAACCCGACCAGACCCCGAACGGACCCGCCTACGAAGGACGGCTCCTCGACCGTCCCGACGAGGAGGTCGTCGATCAGGGCGCCTCGTTCGACATCCGCACCCTCTTCAGCCGCCGCGGAGTCCTCGGACTCGTCGGCGCCGGTGTCGGCACCATGGCCCTGGCCGCGTGCACCTCCGCAGCCTCCGGCACGACGGATTCGGCCACGAGCGGCGGCGGATCGGTCACCGAGATCCCCGCCGAGACGGCCGGACCGTATCCTGCAGACGGCTCGAACGGCCCGGACATCCTCGAAGAGTCCGGAATCGTGCGTTCGGACATCCGGGCGAACATCGACGGCACCGACACCGTCGACGGTGTGCCCCTGACCTTCACCCTCAAGGTCACCGATATGGCCGGTGACAATGCCCCGTTCGAAGGCGTCGCCGTCTACGCCTGGCACTGTGACGCTCAGGGCCGCTACTCGATGTATTCCGACGGAGTCGAGGACGCGACCTGGCTGCGCGGTGTCCAAGTCGCCGATGCCGCCGGTGAAGTCACCTTCACCTCGGTCTTCCCCGGCTGCTACTCCGGCCGGTGGACCCACATCCACTTCGAGGTCTACCCGGACGTCGACTCCATCACCGATGCCGAGAACGCTATCGCCACCTCGCAGATGGCCCTGCCCGAAGATGCCTGCGACGCCGTGTTCGCCCTCGACGCCTACGACGGATCGGCGAAGAACCTCTCGGCCATCACTCTCGACGATGACAATGTCTTCGGCGACGACGGAGGAGAGCACCAGCTCGCCACGATCAGCGGCGACACGGAGTCCGGGTACTCCGCCTCCCTCGACGTCCCCGTCGACACCGACACCGAACCGGCCGGCGGCGCAGCCCCAGGAAGCGGCGGCGGTCAGAGCGGAACCCCTCCTGAGGGCGGAAACCCTCCTGAAGGAGGGGCCGGACCGGACGGCGGAACACCGCCTGCGGGCGGATCGTCCGCAGATGGTTCATCCGGAAGCGACGACAGCTGA
- a CDS encoding serine hydrolase domain-containing protein, which yields MIEPSPKQTAATPPADQAVTPLAPVDPAAGIDRDNWQDPDNVRWSFQNVARVLPTTPISRGVGPVAELPADLQDLGAVEVPATEYSEARSVRSVIESTDTDAWMLMHNGIVLTEEYFGEMTPSSEHLLMSVSKSLVGTVAGVLVGSGDLDPNRLVTDYVPELADSGYAGATVRHILDMRSGIRFSENYLDPNSEVRQIEESIGWSEATRESPGIGMYEFLTTLEAKSEHGGVFEYRSCETDVLGWVCEKITGERMQSLMSRVLWSRIGAEQDALIATDQYGVGMFDGGINTTLRDLARFGFVYTNRGQSLTGQQVAPTTWIGDTLTTSDDVRQAFADGPGDNRMPGGAYHNQFWFPFPDSHAFLALGIHGQMIYMNPGANVLGVKLSSWGLPQDATKMFPTIRAFEALANAVNSPAAE from the coding sequence GTGATCGAACCGTCACCGAAGCAGACTGCGGCCACTCCCCCGGCGGACCAAGCCGTGACCCCGTTGGCACCCGTCGATCCGGCGGCCGGAATCGACCGGGACAACTGGCAGGACCCCGACAATGTCCGTTGGTCGTTCCAGAACGTCGCACGGGTCCTGCCGACGACGCCGATCTCACGGGGCGTCGGGCCGGTGGCGGAGCTGCCCGCCGATCTGCAGGATCTCGGCGCGGTCGAAGTTCCCGCGACGGAGTACTCGGAAGCTCGCAGCGTCCGCAGCGTGATCGAATCCACCGACACGGATGCCTGGATGCTCATGCACAACGGGATCGTGCTCACCGAAGAGTACTTCGGGGAGATGACCCCGTCGAGCGAGCATCTGCTCATGTCGGTGTCCAAATCGCTCGTCGGCACCGTCGCCGGGGTCCTCGTCGGTTCCGGTGACCTCGACCCGAACCGCCTCGTCACCGACTATGTGCCCGAACTCGCCGATTCCGGCTATGCCGGTGCCACCGTGCGCCACATCCTCGACATGCGTTCGGGCATCCGCTTCTCCGAGAACTACCTCGACCCGAACTCCGAGGTCAGGCAGATCGAGGAGTCGATCGGCTGGTCAGAGGCGACGCGGGAGAGCCCGGGCATCGGCATGTACGAATTCCTCACCACTCTTGAGGCGAAGTCCGAGCACGGCGGGGTCTTCGAGTACCGGTCGTGCGAGACCGATGTGCTCGGTTGGGTGTGTGAGAAGATCACCGGCGAGCGCATGCAGTCGCTCATGTCGCGAGTTCTGTGGTCGCGGATCGGTGCCGAACAGGACGCGCTCATCGCCACCGACCAGTACGGGGTCGGGATGTTCGACGGCGGCATCAACACGACTCTGCGCGATCTCGCCCGCTTCGGCTTCGTCTACACCAACCGCGGTCAGTCGCTGACCGGTCAGCAGGTTGCTCCGACGACGTGGATCGGCGATACGCTCACCACGTCCGACGACGTGCGGCAGGCGTTCGCCGATGGGCCCGGAGACAATCGGATGCCGGGCGGGGCGTATCACAACCAGTTCTGGTTCCCGTTCCCCGACTCCCATGCCTTCCTCGCTCTCGGCATCCACGGGCAGATGATCTACATGAACCCGGGTGCGAACGTCCTCGGAGTCAAACTCTCGAGCTGGGGGCTGCCGCAGGATGCGACGAAGATGTTCCCGACGATCCGGGCTTTCGAGGCTCTCGCGAACGCCGTCAACTCCCCCGCCGCGGAATGA
- a CDS encoding Sec-independent protein translocase family protein has translation MFGLNFEKMIIVGVIAAIIIGPRRLPHCAQKLGELVRLLRVQVDTARTRATESMGAEDWQTLDPRQYDPRRIIREALDEPSRPPTEYVMSGSSGHPRKRLVARKSESSADDERSAAGHSAAER, from the coding sequence ATGTTCGGCCTGAATTTCGAGAAGATGATCATCGTCGGCGTCATCGCCGCGATCATCATCGGCCCGCGGCGGCTGCCGCACTGCGCGCAGAAGCTCGGCGAGCTCGTCCGCCTGCTCCGTGTCCAAGTCGACACGGCACGGACTCGTGCGACCGAATCGATGGGCGCCGAGGACTGGCAGACGCTCGATCCCCGACAATACGATCCGCGGCGGATCATCCGCGAGGCCCTGGACGAACCGAGTCGACCTCCCACCGAGTACGTCATGAGCGGTTCGTCAGGTCATCCCCGGAAACGGCTCGTCGCCCGTAAGAGCGAAAGCTCTGCGGACGACGAAAGGAGTGCAGCCGGGCACTCGGCGGCCGAGCGATGA
- a CDS encoding twin-arginine translocase TatA/TatE family subunit, with the protein MLHNLTGWHALVILAIIILVFGAAKLPALAKSLGQSVRILKDETTDKRSDESAPAPPHHEAVTDPVIADPNPTPASARVDSTTVDTASDATRPRS; encoded by the coding sequence ATGCTGCACAACCTCACGGGCTGGCACGCCCTCGTCATCCTCGCTATCATCATCCTCGTCTTCGGCGCAGCCAAACTGCCCGCACTCGCCAAGAGCCTCGGACAGTCCGTGCGCATCCTCAAAGACGAAACGACCGACAAGCGGTCGGATGAGTCGGCGCCTGCACCGCCCCACCACGAGGCGGTGACCGACCCGGTCATCGCCGATCCCAACCCCACACCCGCCTCGGCGAGGGTCGATTCCACCACAGTGGACACCGCATCCGACGCGACGCGACCACGGTCATGA